One segment of Pempheris klunzingeri isolate RE-2024b chromosome 20, fPemKlu1.hap1, whole genome shotgun sequence DNA contains the following:
- the LOC139219922 gene encoding cerebellar degeneration-related protein 2-like, with the protein MLTDMIVEEEFEIKEEEPWYDKQDLEHDLQLAAELGKTLLERNRELEQGLQQMYSTNQEQLQEIEYLTKQVDLLRQVNDQHAKVYEQLDVSARELEQSNRKLVLDNRTAQQKIQGLTETVELLQTQVEELQHQVEDLKLSTCQPQRRPCREKWPPRSTQSVSCLTELQNTLRYEYDPEEPSDDLKSSDMSWHEEEQASLRQSLRTLQTQFASERARREDSEREAELLAGENAALEQQLAGMAGYQARVTELEREAEELRQLWQSESSKRCRPDIIHSLPHNSMFLNPEEESEGDAAVAKTPWVLKRWNSERLMKVMQTPDSPDKIYDHECSCVRRAEVVKYRGISLLNEVDAQYSALQVKYDELLRRCHLGMQEEEQDGQIHKSVQTASLAAADPALTDMEDFHQPEYKELFREIFSRIQKTKEDLIKNRGRYSAGEVLPVLH; encoded by the exons ATGTTGACAGACATGATTGTGGAGGAAGAATTTGAGATCAAGGAAGAGGAACCGTGGTACGACAAGCAAGACCTTGAACATG ACCTGCAGCTGGCCGCCGAGCTCGGGAAGACTCTCCTGGAGCGAAACAGGGAGCTGGAGCAGGGCCTGCAGCAGATGTACTCCACCAACCAGGAACAACTGCAGGAGATTGAG TACCTGACGAAGCAGGTGGACCTCCTCAGGCAGGTCAACGACCAGCATGCTAAAGTGTACGAGCAGCTGGACGTGTCGGCCCgagagctggagcagagcaACCGCAAACTGGTCCTGGACAACAGGACGGCCCAGCAGAAGATCCAGGG gctgaCGGAAacggtggagctgctgcagacgcaggtggaggagctgcagcatcAGGTGGAAGACCTGAAGCTGAGTACTTGTCAGCCTCAGAGGCGTCCATGCAGAGAGAAGTGGCCGCCTCGCAGCACTCAGAGCGTGTCCTGCCTGACAGAGCTGCAAAACACACTCAG GTACGAGTATGACCCAGAGGAACCGTCAGATGACCTCAAGTCTTCCGACATGTCGTGgcatgaggaggagcaggcgtCACTACGACAATCCCTCCGCACCCTCCAGACTCAGTTTGCCAGTGAACGCGCCCGGAGGGAGGACTCAGAGCGAGAGGCCGAGCTGCTCGCCGGAGAAAATGCTgcgctggagcagcagctggcaggGATGGCGGGGTATCAG GCCAGAGTGACTGAGCTGGAGCGTGAGGCCGAGGAGCTCCGTCAGCTCTGGCAATCAGAGTCCTCGAAGAGATGCAGGCCGGACATCATCCACAGCCTGCCGCACAACTCGATGTTCCTCAACccggaggaggagagtgaagggGATGCAGCTGTGGCTAAAACCCCCTGGGTCCTGAAGCGCTGGAACAGTGAGCGGCTGATGAAGGTGATGCAGACGCCTGACTCTCCCGACAAGATCTACGACCACGAGTGCTCCTGCGTGCGCAGAGCAGAGGTGGTGAAGTATCGCGGGATCTCGCTGCTCAACGAGGTCGACGCCCAGTACAGTGCCTTGCAGGTGAAGTACGACGAGCTGCTGCGGCGCTGCCACCTGGggatgcaggaggaggagcaggacgGGCAGATCCACAAGTCGGTCCAGACTGCATCCCTCGCCGCCGCTGATCCCGCActgacagacatggaggacTTTCACCAGCCAGAGTACAAGGAACTCTTCAGGGAAATTTTCTCCCGTATTCAGAAAACCAAAGAAGACCTGATTAAAAACAGAGGGAGATATTCAGCGGGTGAAGTGCTGCCTGTTTTGCATTAg